From Rhodovastum atsumiense, a single genomic window includes:
- a CDS encoding ParA family protein, with amino-acid sequence MKTIALAAAKGGVGKTTLAAALATAATLYRPGIKVALADLDPQGSLAQCWNARALPQPTLIDLTGRPLAPTRCGVR; translated from the coding sequence GTGAAGACGATCGCGCTCGCCGCCGCCAAGGGCGGTGTCGGTAAGACGACGCTGGCTGCCGCGCTGGCCACCGCCGCCACCCTGTACCGTCCCGGCATCAAGGTTGCCCTGGCTGATCTCGATCCACAAGGATCGCTGGCCCAGTGCTGGAACGCCCGCGCTCTCCCGCAGCCTACCCTGATCGATCTGACTGGCCGTCCGCTCGCGCCTACTCGCTGCGGAGTGAGGTGA
- a CDS encoding AbrB/MazE/SpoVT family DNA-binding domain-containing protein, with the protein MPTTVTRKGQVTIPKPVRDRLGIGPGSAVAFELAPDGQVVLVKAGADRPPSRFARLRGAAGVGMSTDEIMALTRGDG; encoded by the coding sequence ATGCCCACCACGGTCACCCGCAAGGGCCAGGTCACCATTCCCAAACCCGTCCGGGACAGGCTCGGGATCGGGCCAGGCAGCGCTGTTGCTTTCGAGTTGGCGCCCGACGGTCAGGTCGTGCTGGTCAAGGCTGGGGCCGACCGACCGCCGAGCCGCTTCGCCCGCCTGCGGGGTGCGGCCGGCGTGGGCATGAGCACCGACGAGATCATGGCGCTGACGCGCGGCGATGGCTGA
- a CDS encoding DUF1186 domain-containing protein, producing the protein MTEAVLTDDAILEAFATAENALPREALRQAAERWPGIAPALLAPLEAAAAGTDRSDRNADIVFYAVYLMAQARDTRAFRPLCALGADPELLDRILGDGITMDLPAILARVFDGDPAPLHALVRNNEADEYARDAALEALAWLTATGRIDRDETAAFLRDLFTTLPPQKAEAVWVGWQQAIAALALEGLVPLVEQAFARNLIDPSFLALSDFREDLRKAQQPGAPADAILSRMKDLSSLDDAVEHLSRWDSFQPKPAREERWTPDLLPPTEPVRNPLRDVGRNDPCPCGSGKKFKKCCLGRLG; encoded by the coding sequence ATGACCGAAGCAGTGCTGACCGACGACGCCATCCTGGAGGCATTTGCGACGGCCGAGAACGCGCTGCCTCGCGAGGCGCTGAGGCAGGCAGCCGAGCGCTGGCCCGGGATCGCCCCTGCCCTGCTCGCGCCGCTGGAAGCAGCCGCCGCCGGCACCGACCGTTCTGACCGCAACGCCGACATCGTGTTCTACGCCGTCTACCTGATGGCGCAGGCCCGCGACACCCGCGCCTTCCGCCCGCTGTGCGCGCTCGGTGCCGACCCGGAGTTGCTGGACCGGATCCTCGGTGACGGCATCACCATGGATCTGCCGGCCATCCTCGCCCGCGTCTTCGACGGCGACCCGGCCCCGTTGCATGCGCTGGTCCGGAACAACGAGGCGGACGAGTACGCGCGCGACGCCGCTCTGGAAGCACTGGCGTGGCTCACCGCCACCGGGCGGATCGACCGCGACGAGACAGCCGCCTTCCTGCGCGACCTGTTCACTACCCTGCCGCCGCAAAAGGCTGAAGCCGTCTGGGTCGGCTGGCAGCAGGCAATCGCCGCCCTCGCCCTGGAGGGGCTGGTGCCGCTGGTCGAGCAGGCCTTCGCGCGCAACCTGATCGACCCGTCCTTCCTCGCGCTGAGTGATTTCCGGGAGGATCTGCGCAAGGCTCAGCAGCCGGGCGCGCCGGCGGATGCGATCCTGTCGCGCATGAAGGACCTGAGCAGTCTTGACGATGCGGTGGAGCACCTGTCGCGCTGGGACAGCTTCCAGCCGAAGCCGGCGCGCGAGGAACGGTGGACCCCGGACCTGCTGCCGCCCACGGAGCCGGTGCGCAACCCGCTGCGCGATGTTGGACGCAACGATCCCTGCCCGTGTGGCAGCGGCAAGAAGTTCAAGAAGTGCTGCCTTGGGAGGCTTGGATAG
- a CDS encoding site-specific integrase: protein MPRLTTALLRGLPPLPKGTAKQRIFDDALHGFIAERRRSVTTFYLRYADARGRAREVKLGRLGDVTAEQARRRAEQIKASVSLGADPVAERAKLRAVPTLADFTRDRYVPHVRERLRSAANYEAYLRLRILPALGRKRLDEITPHDVAALRRALIAEGLSASSVNRHLATLRSMLNLALRWGLFDGRNAAASPGMLPEQHRDRYLTAEQTQALMHALDGEPCRSAAAALALLVVTGARKREVLRATWDNVDLDRLLLTVPRSKSGRTRHVPLSPVAVRILQAQWLRRIDGCAYVFPSDRREGRPLENLRGAWQRAKRLAGLPDELRIHDLRHSFASALANAGTPLNEIGTVLGHTQLSTTTRYAHHAPQRLVETAATAARAWNLLPESDDDGGDKRD, encoded by the coding sequence ATGCCCCGCCTCACCACCGCCCTACTCCGCGGCCTCCCGCCCCTGCCCAAGGGCACCGCCAAGCAGCGCATCTTCGACGACGCCCTCCACGGCTTCATCGCCGAGCGCCGCCGGTCGGTGACCACCTTCTATCTTCGCTACGCCGACGCGCGCGGCCGCGCCCGCGAGGTCAAGCTCGGACGCCTCGGCGACGTCACCGCCGAGCAGGCCCGGCGAAGAGCCGAGCAGATCAAGGCCTCGGTCAGCCTGGGCGCCGACCCGGTCGCCGAGCGGGCGAAGCTGCGCGCCGTCCCCACCCTGGCCGACTTCACCCGGGATCGCTACGTGCCGCACGTGCGGGAGCGCCTGCGCAGCGCCGCCAACTACGAGGCCTACCTGCGCCTCCGCATCCTGCCCGCGCTCGGCCGCAAACGCCTCGACGAGATCACCCCGCACGACGTCGCCGCCCTGCGCCGCGCGCTGATCGCCGAAGGGCTCTCGGCCTCCAGCGTCAATCGTCACCTCGCCACGCTGCGCTCGATGCTGAACCTGGCGCTGCGGTGGGGCCTGTTCGACGGACGCAACGCCGCGGCCTCGCCCGGCATGCTCCCCGAGCAGCACCGCGACCGCTATCTCACCGCCGAGCAGACCCAGGCGCTCATGCACGCGCTTGACGGCGAGCCGTGCCGGAGCGCCGCAGCCGCGCTCGCCCTGCTGGTGGTCACCGGCGCGCGCAAGCGGGAGGTGCTGAGGGCGACGTGGGACAACGTCGACCTCGACCGGCTCCTGCTCACCGTGCCGCGCTCGAAGAGCGGGCGGACGCGGCACGTCCCGCTCTCGCCGGTGGCGGTGCGGATCCTGCAGGCGCAGTGGCTCCGGCGGATTGACGGCTGTGCCTACGTCTTTCCGAGCGACCGCCGGGAGGGCCGGCCTCTGGAGAACCTGCGCGGCGCGTGGCAGCGGGCGAAGAGGCTGGCCGGGCTACCCGACGAGCTGCGCATCCACGACCTGCGCCACTCGTTCGCCTCGGCGCTGGCCAACGCCGGCACACCGCTGAACGAGATCGGGACCGTGCTCGGGCACACGCAGCTCTCGACCACGACCCGCTACGCCCACCACGCGCCGCAGCGCCTCGTGGAAACAGCCGCCACGGCCGCGCGCGCCTGGAACCTTCTGCCAGAATCCGACGACGACGGCGGCGACAAGCGCGACTGA
- a CDS encoding type II toxin-antitoxin system VapC family toxin — MADGTLIDTNVLLDLVTDDPTWVEWALQQLDAAALRGKLLINDIIYAELSVRFGRIEDLEALVEQAGLIVTPMPRPALFLAAKVFQRYRATGDTRTGVLPDFFIGAHAAVTGLPLLTRDVQRFRTYYPSVTLITP, encoded by the coding sequence ATGGCTGACGGCACGCTGATCGACACCAACGTCCTGCTCGACCTCGTCACCGACGATCCGACCTGGGTGGAGTGGGCACTCCAGCAGCTGGATGCCGCGGCCCTGCGCGGGAAGCTGCTGATCAACGATATTATCTATGCCGAGCTCTCGGTCCGCTTCGGGCGAATCGAGGATCTTGAGGCCCTGGTGGAGCAGGCCGGCCTGATCGTGACGCCGATGCCGCGGCCGGCCCTGTTCCTGGCTGCAAAGGTGTTCCAGCGCTACCGTGCCACCGGCGACACGCGCACTGGCGTGCTGCCGGACTTCTTCATCGGTGCCCACGCGGCGGTAACCGGACTGCCTCTGCTGACACGCGACGTGCAGCGTTTCCGCACGTACTATCCGAGCGTCACGCTGATCACGCCTTAA